In the genome of Bremerella sp. JC817, one region contains:
- a CDS encoding DNA gyrase subunit B: MTEPNEPQDLPTGDVENKEAAKQAEQAKANSEYGASDLEHLSDLEHVRERPSMYIGDRSTRGFHHLVYEVVDNSIDEAMAEFASCVTVTVHNDNSVTVEDDGRGIPVDRHPQLSEQVGRDVSTLEGVMTVLKFGGKFSKGAYQTSGGLHGVGVTVVNFLSEWCEVEVYRDGFVWQQEYERGVPQGPVQKGQPTKKRGTKTTFKPDGQIFNVSKFNHDTLAKRLQELAFLNKGVKIVFVDERTNDRDEFCYEQGLIEYVHHLNRATNALHADVIFLTGFTEGVGYEIALQYSEEYTENLHSYVNNINTHEGGTHVSGFKTALTRTLNNYAKKENLIKDVALSGDDFREGLTAIISTRVPEPQFEGQTKTKLGNSEVESYINSAFGEFLTKYLEENPKVARVIVKKALLAGQAREAARKARDLLRNRKDVLGSGGLPGKLRDCISKEMEKCELYLVEGDSAGGSAEGGRLRDFQAILPLRGKIINTYKAREDKVLANEEVRSMFQAIGIGIGQDQDINKRRYNKVVIMTDADVDGSHIRTLLLSFFYRQMNELVSGGHVYVAQPPLFRVVNKKNVWYVQTEEEMKNQLLDNGLADCAFVGETDEVIEGENMEKLCRTLAPLEEAIVALERRGIGLKIHAVRQDPVSQKLPVFRVVLGPEDHWFVNKKDVDAFLEEKGVLAEPESTVPADENVVEGSVVEAEEKPQEEVDPSKVPHITEMHEVRTINIKLGELNELGFDIQALIPQERTGRTDSRYKLRRGENETGLEDLRGLLAAVRSAGEKGLQVTRFKGLGEMNAEELRETTLDPQNRTLMQVTMSDASAADDMFRILMGDKVEPRREFIEKHALDVRNLDV, translated from the coding sequence ATGACCGAACCGAACGAACCTCAAGATCTGCCGACCGGAGATGTTGAAAACAAGGAAGCTGCCAAGCAGGCCGAACAGGCGAAAGCCAATTCGGAATATGGGGCGAGCGACCTGGAACACCTGTCCGACCTCGAGCACGTTCGCGAACGCCCGAGTATGTACATCGGCGACCGTTCGACCCGTGGTTTTCATCACCTGGTGTACGAAGTGGTCGACAACTCGATCGACGAAGCAATGGCCGAGTTTGCCTCGTGCGTGACCGTGACGGTTCACAACGATAACTCGGTCACCGTGGAAGACGACGGTCGTGGAATTCCAGTCGACCGCCATCCGCAGCTTTCCGAACAAGTCGGCCGTGACGTCTCGACCCTGGAAGGGGTGATGACGGTGCTGAAGTTCGGCGGCAAGTTTAGTAAAGGTGCCTATCAGACTTCCGGTGGTTTGCACGGGGTCGGCGTGACCGTGGTGAACTTCCTATCGGAATGGTGCGAAGTCGAAGTCTATCGCGACGGCTTTGTCTGGCAGCAGGAATACGAACGAGGTGTTCCGCAAGGTCCGGTCCAGAAGGGGCAACCGACCAAGAAGCGTGGTACCAAGACCACCTTCAAACCTGATGGTCAGATCTTCAACGTCAGCAAGTTCAATCACGACACCCTCGCCAAGCGTCTGCAAGAGCTGGCGTTTTTGAACAAAGGTGTGAAGATTGTTTTCGTCGACGAACGAACCAACGATCGTGACGAGTTCTGTTACGAACAAGGTTTGATCGAATACGTTCATCATCTCAATCGTGCCACCAACGCCCTGCACGCGGACGTAATCTTCCTGACTGGTTTCACCGAAGGTGTCGGTTACGAAATCGCTTTGCAGTACAGCGAAGAGTACACCGAAAACCTGCATTCGTACGTGAACAACATCAACACGCACGAAGGTGGTACGCACGTCTCCGGTTTCAAGACCGCACTGACCCGAACGCTGAACAACTACGCCAAGAAGGAAAACCTGATCAAGGACGTTGCCTTGTCGGGCGACGACTTCCGCGAAGGTTTGACGGCGATTATCAGCACCCGCGTGCCAGAGCCGCAGTTTGAAGGCCAGACCAAAACCAAGCTGGGTAACAGCGAAGTTGAAAGTTACATCAACTCCGCATTCGGCGAGTTCTTGACCAAGTACCTGGAAGAGAACCCAAAGGTTGCCCGCGTCATCGTCAAGAAAGCGTTGCTGGCCGGTCAGGCTCGTGAAGCGGCTCGTAAGGCTCGCGACCTGCTGCGTAATCGTAAAGACGTGCTCGGCAGCGGCGGTCTTCCTGGCAAGCTGCGTGACTGTATCTCGAAAGAGATGGAGAAGTGCGAACTGTACCTGGTGGAAGGTGACTCGGCCGGTGGGTCGGCCGAAGGTGGTCGCTTACGAGACTTCCAGGCGATCTTGCCGCTGCGAGGTAAGATCATCAACACCTACAAAGCTCGCGAAGACAAAGTGCTGGCCAACGAAGAAGTTCGGAGCATGTTCCAGGCCATCGGGATTGGAATCGGCCAGGACCAGGACATCAACAAGCGTCGGTACAACAAGGTCGTGATCATGACCGACGCCGACGTCGACGGTTCGCACATTCGTACCTTGCTACTGTCGTTCTTCTATCGCCAGATGAACGAACTGGTATCCGGCGGACACGTTTATGTGGCACAGCCACCCTTGTTCCGCGTGGTGAACAAGAAGAATGTGTGGTACGTGCAAACCGAAGAAGAGATGAAGAATCAGCTTCTCGACAACGGTCTGGCCGATTGTGCGTTCGTTGGCGAAACGGACGAGGTAATCGAAGGCGAGAACATGGAGAAGCTCTGCCGCACGTTGGCTCCGCTGGAAGAAGCGATCGTCGCGCTGGAACGCCGCGGTATCGGCTTGAAGATCCATGCCGTCCGGCAAGACCCTGTTTCTCAGAAACTGCCGGTCTTCCGCGTGGTGCTCGGTCCCGAAGATCACTGGTTCGTGAACAAGAAGGATGTCGATGCCTTTCTGGAAGAGAAGGGGGTCCTGGCGGAACCGGAAAGCACCGTTCCCGCAGACGAAAACGTCGTGGAAGGTAGTGTCGTCGAAGCGGAAGAAAAGCCGCAAGAGGAAGTCGATCCAAGCAAGGTCCCGCACATCACCGAAATGCATGAAGTGCGAACCATCAACATCAAGCTGGGCGAATTGAACGAACTTGGCTTTGACATCCAGGCCTTGATTCCGCAGGAACGTACTGGTCGTACCGATTCGCGTTACAAGCTGCGTCGTGGTGAAAACGAAACCGGACTGGAAGACCTGCGAGGTCTGCTGGCTGCCGTGCGAAGTGCGGGCGAAAAAGGCCTGCAAGTGACCCGCTTTAAAGGTCTGGGCGAAATGAACGCGGAAGAGCTTCGAGAAACGACGCTCGATCCGCAGAACCGAACCTTGATGCAGGTCACCATGAGCGACGCTTCGGCCGCCGACGATATGTTCCGCATCCTGATGGGTGACAAGGTGGAACCTCGCCGCGAGTTTATCGAGAAGCATGCTCTCGACGTGCGAAACCTCGACGTCTAA